Proteins from a single region of Nitrospira sp.:
- a CDS encoding ABC transporter ATP-binding protein, producing the protein MSPSVVEVRNLRKQFGAFTAVDGISFDIARGEILGLLGPNGAGKTTTFQMMLGLVTPTSGSIRMFGLDLQSHREAILQQVNFSSTYISLPFSLTVEENLRVIGRLYGLSRIAGVVDDMIQKLEMNEWRHKLTRKLSSGQMTRLTLAKALLTKPKVLFLDEPTASLDPDIAHKIREILLEERQATGLSILYTSHNMREMEEMSDRIIFLQRGHIVAEGTAKDIVARFGQADLEEVFLKLAREQ; encoded by the coding sequence ATGTCACCCTCGGTCGTCGAAGTGCGCAATCTCCGCAAGCAGTTCGGCGCGTTCACCGCGGTGGACGGCATTTCATTCGATATCGCCCGCGGCGAAATCCTGGGATTGTTGGGACCGAACGGCGCCGGGAAAACGACGACCTTTCAAATGATGTTAGGGCTCGTGACGCCTACCTCAGGTTCCATTCGCATGTTCGGCCTCGATTTGCAGTCGCATCGGGAAGCGATTCTCCAGCAGGTCAATTTTTCGTCCACCTATATCTCATTGCCCTTTTCCTTGACGGTGGAGGAAAATCTCCGCGTCATCGGCCGGTTGTACGGCCTGTCCCGTATCGCAGGCGTCGTTGACGATATGATACAGAAGCTGGAAATGAACGAGTGGCGACACAAGCTGACCCGCAAACTCTCGTCGGGACAAATGACGCGGTTGACGCTGGCCAAGGCATTGCTGACCAAGCCGAAGGTATTGTTCCTGGACGAACCGACGGCGAGTCTGGATCCGGATATTGCGCATAAGATTCGGGAAATTTTGCTGGAAGAGCGGCAGGCCACCGGGTTAAGCATTCTGTACACCTCGCACAACATGCGAGAGATGGAGGAGATGTCCGATCGTATTATCTTTTTGCAGCGAGGACATATCGTTGCAGAGGGCACGGCCAAGGACATCGTGGCCCGGTTTGGGCAGGCAGATTTGGAAGAGGTGTTTCTCAAACTCGCCCGTGAGCAGTAG